The Cryptomeria japonica chromosome 2, Sugi_1.0, whole genome shotgun sequence region AGACTCATTCGTACTCTTTGGCTTCTGAATTGGAGATGTAAGGTGCTTTTCTTTATCTGATTGGGTGCCAGAGTCCTTGGAGGTTACTCTCTTTGAACTAACATCCTCCGTGGTTATCTTCCTATGTTCCTTTGCAGGCTGTGCAACAGAGCCTTGTGAGTGACAGAGTTTGCGTTGTTCATCCTTTCCTGTCTTAGTTGATTCCTTGGGGTCTTCCTTCAAACTAACCTTCCCCTTGCTTGGCGCCTTCTTTTGTTCTTGTGAATGCTTGTCAACTGAGGCTAGAGAACGTTTTAATTGACTCGGTGCAGTACTGCCAGATTCCTTGGGACCTTCATTTGAACTAGCTTTCCCCTTAATTAACTGGTTCTCTTGTTTCTCTGAAGACTTGAGGATTAAGGGTTGAGGATGTTTTACTTGAACAGGTTTAGTAGTGTCAGGTTCTTTGTAGGATTCATTGGAAGTAACTCCCCCTTTGGTTGGCTTCTTTTGCTCTTGAAAAGCTTTTATGGATGGGGCATGAATATGTTTTGCTTGAACTGGTTCCCTAACAGATTGTTTTGAGGATCCCCTTAAACTAGTATTATCGTTGTTTTTTTGCTTCATTTGTTCCTTTGAAACGTTTTCACTTAAGACATGAGTATGTTTTACTTTGCCTGGTCGAACCGTAGATTCTGTGGAGACTTCCTTTAAGCTAATTATGCCCTTGTTTGCCTGCCTATTTTGGTCCTTTGAAGTTAATCCAACTAACTCCTTAGGTTGTTTCCCTTTACCTAATAAAATCTCAGCTTCCTGGGCAACTCCATTTGTACTACCTCCCCCCTTCGTTGCCCTGTGTTTATTTAGCAATACAGGCATTTCAAATTTTGTAACCCCCTCTCTGGTTAACTCTGGTTCCTTCGATTCCTTAACTATTTTAAGATTTACAGGGATATTATTGGTTgccttctctttctttggttcctctttgAATTTTAAAGACTTTGCTTGTATTGAATCTTGTTTGGGAGGATCCTGCTGAACTCTACTCCTTCCTAGAATTGGACCTTCCCGCACCACTGCAATCTTGGGTTTCTTAGGCTTTCGCATGTTTGTAGCTTCAGAGTCTCTGTTCAAATTTGTTGAATCATCCAATGGTCTCTTCTTGCTTGCACTGGTATCTttagttgtactgatctctttATATCCAACATGCTTCCTTGCAGTGGGACTTACATACCCTTCATTATCAAAGACCAACTCTACGTTATGTTTAGCCGGCTTGAAATGTGGATCATAATAGCTTGGGTCGATGTTTTCTTCAGGAGGCTgatcttcatcatcaatcatttcatcatcaccaccatcaatCTCCATCAACCAACTACCAATACTATCATTGTCATCACCCCCTTTATCATCAATCATTTCATTGTCACCACCATCAATCTCCATTAACCAACTATCAATACTATCATTTTCATCAGCCCCTTTACTTTCTTCAGGGTCATCAGACTCATTCTGGTCATCACTTTCATCATTCTGTGGATTATCCTCAGCTGATTTGCTTGGGAGAGGTTTATAGGCTCTCATCTTAACATCCTCCTCTTCACCACTACTCCCCTTAATCACATCCTCCTTTTGCTTTTTGGATTGAGAATCATCATCATCCACATCTTCATCTTCTTTTTGCCTATTAGATATCCAATTATCACTTACATTTTTACAGTCGCTACCACTAAACCTTTTACTTTTACTCCCTATATCCACATCCATGTCTTCATCCTCTTTGCTCTCTCCAGAATCAGATTCATCAACATCCACATCTACATCTCCATCCTCGTCCTCTCTTTGTTTCTTAGATTCAGATTCATCACTTCTGTTTGTGTTGCAACTGTTGATTCCATTTCCACTTGTACTTGTACTCTCACTTCCACTGTAATTGTCATTCTTCAACTCACATTTTTTCTGTTTGTATTTCTCATCACGACGACCACTGTCTCTCATCCCTTTGGATTTCTTATTATCAGAATCACTGTCACTCTTCCCTTTTCCTATCTTCCCATTCAATTTCTTATTATCAAAATCACTGTCACTCTTCCCTTTGGCATTTTTATTTCTAGAACCACTACGACTCAGTACTTCGGATTGATTATTTCCAGGAGGACTATCTCTACTTTTATCACTGTTACCCTTACATTTTGCCTTCGATTTTTCACCTCCAGAAACGAAGTCACTGTCACTAGATATCCCATCATTTTTATGCCTAGGACTTGGTTTTTTATCTCCATCTGAACCTGAGCCTGAGGCAGAGCTAGAGGTAGAGCCAGATTCCAAGTCTGAGCCTGAGCCTGATTTTGACCCTGAGCCTGAGCCCGAATTTGAGTACGACCCTGAGCCTGAGTCTGAACCTGAATCTGAGCCTGACTCTGAACCTGAACCCGAGTCTGAACTTGCACTTTCTTCAGTGGACCTTGGGGAGTCACCATTAttttttggttttagaatgtaatttcCCTCTGAAACTGAAGCTATCTGATACATATGCCATCTTAACATtaaaaacaaacattttcattaaaaaatcaaTGAGATCTAGTACATAGTATATGAATGTGGAAAGCTATATTATAACATTTCTTAGCAAATCCGCACGGCGAAGATTCACATGGTTCCTCGTCACATCTTTAAGGTAAATGGAAGCTACGCTACAAGCCTGAAACAGACcttgtaaatttattttattttccactGTTCTTCGTTTTCATCCCtcaaatctaaaattaaaatatttcaatttcaataacagGAACAGGGCTTACTCACTTGGTCTAGTACTTCCGTGATAGCTTTCTCTGTGGTCTTTGATGCAACCTTACGGATGCAATTTACCAATTCCTGcaataatgaattttgaaaaaaaaaaataggatCAACGTTTTCATTGCACCACATGATCCTTATTTCGATGAAAGGGTAAAGATAAAATATAATCTTAAAAACCCTACATTTGTTTCttcgaaaaataaaaaatgaaaatgtcTGTAATAAACAATCAAACGATTTTGGAGAAAATTGCATGCATAAATGGATAATCGAAGTACAGGGCAAATCTTTGTACATTCACTGTGATGAATTATGAAAATACAGTTTCCTAGCCTCCattgaaaaacttcaaaatgattggAGAAAATTTCCTAAATGCTCTTACATTCAGTTTTAATCCTTCACCGTTAGTACCGAGTTCAGTGCATAAAATACTACGAATTTCATCTTGGTCGGCAATTCTTTTTGTAGTCTGCATATTTAATAGACAAAACCCAAGTCATATAATTGAGAGTATGATTTAAGCTTTTCAGAGAGATTGCAGAGGCCTTATGCAAGAGAGTTTTCACTGCAAAATGGGAGAATGTTCATCCCTTCGCTTTGAATCTGCCCAACTTGTCAACAGTCATGTCTCACTCTCCATACATTTTATTAAATATCGATTAGTTTTTTTCTCAATTGTAAACCTCCTTTTTTCGTAATGAGAATGAATTTGTCTGAGAAATCTATCTCGACTGAATCCTTTGTCTCCATAGATTATAAGTTATATTGTTAATTAAGAAGAAATTTTGTCATTAGTTCAGAAATCTTCGCGAAAGTTGGCATGGATTTTCTTCCGCCTAAAGATGTCTGATTGGGTTTCGTTACCCCTTTCTACAAACTTTCATAAGAATACAATACGTTTGTATATGGCGGTTTTTTGGGGGGGCCGgagtttgttttgtttttgttttttaaattaaattatgaaataggtatttatattaattattaaaaatatttaaatatattttattaaaaataggtCGAGATAAAAACAAAGTTGTTTAGCAGTTAGAATTATAGAATTAATAGTGTAGGAGACAAAGATGAGTATTTAGTTTGTACacattttaatttttgtttctatcAAAACTAATCTCATAATCATTAGGTCTAGATCATTACAATTAGTTTGCACTTTCTTAGAAGGCTAAAAAGTAATTCTAGAAAGAGAAATGGCTAGGGTCAATTGAGAAAATTTTCCATTGTCTGGCTAACTTAGAAGACCTTTAGAGTGGCTTTAAGGAGAAGGCAAATGTTAATGGGAGGATTGAGACCAACCATGAGCAATATGACCATAGGCTCTAAGTTGAGAAATATGGGAAAAATCACATCGATAGGTATTATGGCTTCTATCACTTTAATGCCTTTAAATTGGGGATTGGCCTTTGTTTGAAGGAGGGAACATTGTTGGTAGTGTAGCAATTATATAAGGAGAATAAGTTTAGTGACTGATATATATATTGGAACATATCATAGATTTAAAATAAAGGAAGAAAAGTttgtcaacaacacatcaataaagAGTATAATTTCTCTCTTTTAAAAGTCTAAGTAGGATTTTGACTTTGAAAGCATGCTATATCTAAGTATATATTTAATAGGGATTCCAAGTCAATGTCCTAGAAGGATCATATGCTAAGAAAAAGGCTTACGTTTGAACAACTTAAAAGAAAATGAATATGAGGCCAAACTATTTGATCTCTAGGACAAGACTAGAAAGGGTGTTTGAAAAATTCCAAATGCACACAAAAAAAGTAACAAGGATTGGAACTCCCAAATGAATCAATCTTGAGTCAATATGAGGGCCTTGATAAATAAAGCACTAAATAAAATGAGCAAGCTTTGACTTAATGGTAGTCTATCAAATGGTGTGGAATATCTATTCCCAAGTACTTAGTGGAGATTGGATAGCCCATCTATCATTAAACTTTTTCAACATATGTAGATGTGGTGAAATCCAAGAATACCTTTGTGAAGATTTATCCTAGCAAGTGATCACATGGGACCACCAAAGAGATTAATGATTAGTGGATAAACCATTTCTAAATAAATTTTCACTTCATATAAAACACAACATAATAGTTTCCCAAAATTTTATATACTTTTGATGACAAAAGTGTCTTGGATTTGAATAGGCTCCTAATGAGAATAGAATGAAAGCCATGACATCTCTAAGCTTTATGCCCATTTAACACTCTATTAGAAATACAATAATGAAGCAAATTTTCAAGCTTCATCTCCCTCAAGCACTTTAATAAAACTCACATAAGTTTGTACCCTAGTGTTGTATGTAAATAAGACCAAGGGTAAATGCAAAATAATAGATACACTTTTTATAGCCAAAAAGTGGAAGCACTTTTCCTAAAAATTAAAGTTTGTCATATTAGAggtaaaaatttgaagcacttacatATAGAATAAATTAACATGGTGTAAAAATATGAAATGGAGAATTGTGTTtctaattttcaaatatataatgTATTCTACTTAGATGATAATTATTGGTTTAGTATAGGATGCACATAACAAAAGTgatctttttaaaaaatatatgttgaAAGCCAAAACATGCACTTGTATGAGGCCCAACAAAATAagtgttgtcatgaaggattgtgtCCTGAATGCTAAGCTTTGATGCTCAAAAATATCGtgcaacatggaaacaccttcgagcctatgggttgctcatAATGAAGGTGAATCTCCAGATTGAGCTAGTTCTCCCAATGAATACCTCCTAATACTATTGACTACCTGAGAAAATGGGAGAAAGATTTGCTTGAAAACTAAAAATACTATTGCTaacaggaggtgatgcaccaaatgtgTTTTCAGAATTATACTATTGTTTTGGACACACAAATACACATCAAGCCAAAACATACACATTAGAATTATACTTATCAAGCCAAAACATACACAACTTAGaattttagatgtatcttgcaatAATgatttacaactaggttcaaaatGCTAGAGACATCATTAAGAAGGAGTTGTTAAAGTCATCACATCCTAACCTCTACTCCCTAGCTGATAAACACAAGCAATAACATGTGCAAGGTATACAACTTTCTACATAAAGGCAATGAAAATGAGACAATAATCAAGGAGAATATGCATCATCACATGATTACATCCATCATTCCAAAATATTTGCACAATAACACAACTCTTAGAAGGAAAAAAGACtcgattttattaataaaaaaggtCTCTAACAATTGACATACAAGTTTGAATAAAAGAGTTACAATGTTGCTCTTAAGCCTGAAAGAGCTTGAAAAGCTACAATACAAGCCGAAAGAAAGAAAGAACTagcccagaaaggaagaatagaagaagTCTTATAGAAGACGGAGTTGATCTGTGACTGAAAGATGCGACTGATTGTGCCTCCTCGAATAGAGCTCCAATTGGTAGTCTTCTTTCTTGGAATCTTCTCCAACTTGCATGCCTTTATCCCCTTGGGTCGAATTTGATAAAAAGGGATGCAAAAAGGTGTCTCAAACAGCTTTGAACTGACTGATACAGGCTCAAAACTCTTCTCAACTCATATGCCaactgtgtcaacttgaatttcatcctcagaatgcttccTACAAtaaattagtttcacaaaatacaaatggaaatgctacaggaaatccaaattcaaccaatgaaattgcatgaaatatatatgaaataaaatactaatattaccttcatggcttatgtcccattgtgtcctaactccactgttcctagttgcagatggtgtgctctcagttaatgcattgttggcttccaagatggcatatgaagaatggactgataagttgtagttaactgatagtatgatatgcaatactacatgattatgctaaaatgataatgctaaaatgatattttctatatgataattgctaattgctatttgcttcaaaaactcatggatgcatatgattttattgaaaactattttgaagacacaactctctctctcaactgaagctcttgattttatagactttgagaggatgagatgatgtggcttagatcaacagtcatgatcagatctgcagatttggatggttgtgaacaaaggtaaaggttgagagaaagggggaaggagaagacaagtgtcactcatctcaccttgactgggttgctgactgagggaatctagggatggttggaggaaatttaggcatgagaggacaagtggactcaagtccttcctaagatgtagggggtgttggagagaatataggaaatggttatgaaatatgtgtacgtacacaattttcattacgTTTGGTAATTGAAGATAAatggtgaattaatatttaagaaatattaatttccttagccacatgtttgatgagttggcaaagggaagatgaagtggagatggagggtgagttggaaaagaaagaattatttaatattcgaGACTGTAGAATAGGAGAATAActtttaaatattagatatttaattgtttggaggagataattaaacattagatatttaattaacttggtttagaaggataattaaataatagatatttaattaattagaagaataagataaatgaattaattagtaaaatattaattaatagaaagacacgaaaatgaattaaataaattaatcttttcaaattaaccgtttaatagaagaaaaaatcattaaataaatataaaatatttatttaatcgctcatagccaattttaggtgtatacaccaacTATGTGGGAGTCCAAATTGGTGTAGGATTGCTTCTTTTGCTCCAAATTCCTTCTTTTTAGGCCTCTAATTGATCCTTGCATTTGTTTCCAACTGATTCTTGGACTGATATCCACCTTTTCTTGACATTAGTCTCTATATTGACATTGAAACCCTCTTATCAATTGGTAAGACTTCATCTCAATCAACTACTGTGTTTTCAAGTAAGACTTCATCACACTCAACTGTAATTTGTGCTCACTGTCTTAGACTTACATTGTTGCCCTTTGACTACATGTTATAACCTGCTAGCTACTATCATATGGAGGATTGTATTTGCCTTTTTGGCACTAGGTCTACCCTGGATCTTTCATTGTAAGACCCCTTCGTTCTTTAAATCTAAATTTTCTTAATATTGTCACAAAATTCAAGGATTGACTTAAGTTGCATTAGAGAGGTAACTGTTGAAGATCTGAGACACTTAATACCTTGTTCTTTATCTCTACTCTTTGGCTGCAAAATCTTGTTTACTATCATTAACACAAAGATCTGACTTTTGGGCAGTGAACTTATCACTATCTTGATGGATAAACACTCTTTTTTTGAAATAAGATTTATGCTCTTTTGGTTAGAGATTGTTTTGGCAGTCTTTTCATTCCTTCAATGTCCTTTTCTAGGATCCTTAAGACCTTTTTTTTATTGCTTTGTGACTGATGTTAAGtgttgtagacatttaaaaaaactACCCATTCTCCTTGCTTAGGACTACCAATTGCACTATGTGTTGGTTGTCACATTCATGGAATTGCTCTTTTCACTAAAACAATGTTTGTACATTTGCTTTTGTATGTCATTTTGGCCATTGTTTTGTGTGTCTTGCCTTCTATACCTGATTGCTTTCAACTCTTTAGGCATTTTCATTATGGTGTCTTCAATGAATGAATCTATTGTTATTCATTTCAATGATCTCCCCTTTTAGTTGCTCCAACTCTTATGATTGTCTTTTGTATTTGGATTGCTTGGATAAAACTATCACAAGCCCTTTTTATCACCTTTACAGCTCTAATACAACAAATAGCCTCAAGAGCTAAAAGGAAGACAAGAAATCATAAGATCATTGCTATTGCATGGTCATTATAGGACTGCAACCTACACTTTTAGGATTGTGGCAACAAGACTGTCATTGGGGATTGTGGTTAACATTCTTATATATATGATATCATCCACTTGTTTTGGTCGCTATTACATGCTCAGACCTTGATTGAAGTATCGTGTAGGTCACTATTTTAGTCTTCTATTAGTTCCCTATTGCTGTAGAGGCTTTTGTCTCATCACAAACCCAACATTCCCCTTTTAAATTCTTTCAAACCCCTTTTTGATATGGTCTTTAAAATGAGCCTAGATAATAGTCCTCTTTATTGAATTTGATTGTTTCTTTGCCATTGGTGATCTCATGAAGGGAACCCAACTGCCAATTCACTGTCATTAATTTTAGGAGGTGTCTTCATGTGGGATCATTGTAACTCCTTCACTGTACTTTGCCATATACTTTCTAACATTCTTCATATAGACCTCTAGGGTATATGATTAACATAAGGATGTTAAAAACCTATCATATGACTATCTTTTATGGGCTTGATTGTTGTCATTGATCCTTTCATTTATTTTACTCTCTTGATGGATGCTTTTGTCAAGAACTTTGTTCACTGGTTTTCATGACTATGAATGTAAAATGGTTGTCACTTAGTGCTTAATGATTATCATCATGATTATCTATATCCTTGATTTAGACCTAGGGTTTAGACTGTCCTCATTCCTAATCACAAACCCCTACCACTACCTCTTTTCCAACAATGTGAGGCTTACAtgatatgaggtctagatgattcTAACCTTCTTTTCATTTGTATATATGAAACAATGAAGATATTTCTCTATGTGGTATGATTGTGAGGCAGCTACTCCTTGCCTTTATACAGTCATATATCTATATGGACTATCATAGTTTGCATTTAGATATTGACTCATCGTGCCTTTGATCTCTTTGTTCTTAATGGCCCTTATGTGCTTATCATAAACAACTAAAAGCATATTACATTCTTTCTTCACAAATTCACCTCATTATAAGTTCTTTAAATTGCCTATCTTTATCATACAAAATAGTCCTCTTAAAGCTTTTGGTATTTTCATTGTGGCTTTATGCATTCTTGAAAACTAAATATAAGAAGATCTAATGAAATGAAATACAAAAGACCTGTTTCTTTACAATGTACTTACATTGTAAATAAACAAGTCTCTTGTATAGTTATTGCTTTGAGCTGAAACCCTACCTCTTCATGTTGATCTTTGAATGCAACTTCCCTAACTCGGTCTTTAACTGTTGTTTGAAGCTTTGAAACTAGTTTTTCCATGTCTAAAATCTTCATGCTCCAAATGATTGTCCCTTTATGAGTTCTTAATGTTGAAACAGAGGCGTAGGTATGCGAGCATGCAGCTTGTATGTAGAATTTCACACAAGGAACTCCATTTTCCATGGTGAAAGTATGAGATAAAAAAGAAAACTCAATGAAAACCTCAAGAAAACCCTAAAGTGACACGTGAAgattttgtttcaaactttattTCCCTCTTATTTGGCTAAAAACTTATAGTTGACTCTTCATGTGAAGAAAGACTTTGTTGGAAAATAAAATATTACCTATGCTTTATTCATTTGGCAATATAAAATCAAAACCTTTCTTATTATTATTTTGGCTTTATTAACTCTCCAAACTGGCTTTAAAACCTCTCAATAAGACCCGTGACACAGTAAAAAACTATTTTTGGCTCAAAGAGGAGAAAATAGGTAATGTTAAATTTTGATCAAGATATTTGTTGTAATTAATATTTTACTTGGATTGAAATCTTTTTTTAACACCTCATGTACCCATCCAACAAGAGCTCCAAGTTATCAAAAGATAACCAAATCCATGAAGATCCACGATCATGAGATTCCAATGCTCAAAATAGATCATATTGACTATATCCATGGCTTCCAATCTCAAAAACATGCAAAAACAAAGTTAACTCATAGAACATTCATTATAGCCCCATCTATCAAATTCCCACAAGCTTACCAagctagaaaattaaaaaataaaggaaTACTCAAAACCAGCTAACCTTCAACCCTGATACCAAATGTTGAAAAATATACACGTTcaaataccaaagattgtgaattCAATCTCTATCCAAATAATCAATTAAAGGATGAGATACAAATCTTGGACAACTACAACATGAAAATCTagaaattaagttgccttaatatGGAAATACAATGCTTATATCCTTCTTCCTAATGATGCTAAAACAAGCCTACATATCATGTTTATTAAGATGAGCTAGTATCTAAACttataatagaaataaataatGTATAACATCGGCATAAGATAGTAGCAAAGAGGCACAAATCAATAatacaaaagcatcacataacatggGATTTACGCGGAGAGACCCTTACAAGAAAAACctccaccaagaagagagatcGAGTATGCATTATCTTTGAAACAAGATTCTAATATATCGCATTCTTTCATTCTCCTCTTGTCATCCAACATGCaagtgttggatattgctgctactaggatatgttgttgtcatattcatgtgttttggtgATTATAGAGAGTTgttctggttggtttatctatttgatatgctaaatcaactagagagaCTTGATTCAGTgatgatttcatgatgctatgtggtgatttgatcgagttatggattctggtatgaggattggtttttcagtgtccAATGTTGCattgttctggtatttgatctgttgtgctccggAATGAATATATCTTGAGTTGCAAATTTGGGAGAGTGTTTCAAatgttgatgtgtatcttcaattcagatggttcatgatttgttgctctgcaagttatctttctagtcctagttgttgttgtttgagtgttcttgagtatcattgtgttgatcgatgaagatttgattaagaagtgttggtgcaactattgcggatggctctaacatgcttgttggtgtttcctaatcatgtactatttgttttgttggtctgTATTTttcattgtgcacgttattgaagatcttatgggtctcgTGATGTTGAAGATCTTATGTGACATTTTCAATGGTGGAGCATGTTGCGATTaatcttggtgggatttttggtggtgttgcgtgtCCGAGGATTtgttttgggtccatgctatgtcggcAATGGCATTGTATCGGtctgatggttgatttatgtatcatgtgatgtaattttgtaattaggtcttaagggttgatccgaccttgtagtcaaggttgatgatttgtatttaaatgggtgttatattcatgtaatttgggtatggtggttgtgtctgcattatcaaagagtggtatttgtgcgaataagtgaattcatcttttggtgtgaagtGTAGAGAAGAGATTATTTcagggtagacaaatgtgcttaactggaactatcatcaggtattaggagatgctattcttttaattCATGTAATATGGATTGTTGTCCGAATCTttttaaggcagtgagccttccctagggttgtagcctATAGGGGTAtcttcttattttgagtagtgagctctaggaagtgtgcttaaatgtatgtgcattccccattgtaataatttcacatactactgcatagtATCGTCTTATTacgggtaggttcccaccatggtttttcccttaaccgggttttccacatcaaaatcttggtgttatgtgtggtgttgttattttttttttcttttgttgtcgcAGTTGATCAGATTTGAATTTGTGCTTTAATTGTTTGaaccggtgaaaattgattcacccccctcttagtttcccttcattgttgtcaacaattggtatcagagctagatcctccagaagaagcttgaccgcttgaggagatacaggatggcaacctatgttttcaagaaagagagtctgagatttgatggaagcaattaaaCTGTATGGAAGGATCAGATGGAGTGTCATTTCAAGTGTTCtagagatgattattggaagattacaaacaatacctacaatgttcctcaaaatggtttGGTTACTGcaattgagatcaaggatgttgaacataacataagagctaaagaagcattgttgagtgccctaaccgattcagagatgactaatgtgatgggtttacatactgcacatgagatatgggaAAGGTTAGAGACCTTGAAGGAGATAAACTTGTCAAAGTTGTTAAGTTGCagattttgaaaggaaagtatgaaatgttgaagatgggagaagatgagagcatatcatcctttatggctaaagtgaatgaaattttcatgaacatcagatgtgtcggtggaaatcttgaagaagatgagattgttgctaaagtgctgagatatttgcctcctgcttacaaatctaaagttgttgttactgatgagatccagactatgaccactgtgacaagagacatgctagttggtaagctcactgcatttgagttgagtgaatttggagagtcACATAATAAATCTGGGATGATAGTTAAAGCCTCTGTATCTGGGAAGCAGGAGTATGATCCGATAGAGAGTTaatctagggtttccagatatgaaagagaaatgagaaagATGGAAtaacaagaaagagagttggatgatcttgaagcacttatttcttggagattacctaagggagccaataagtatgatgggaagttacctttgaaatgtttctcttgtaataagataggacatttttcttctaggtgtcttgaaagaatgtcaaggtatgatgggcatgataaatttgataagcatgatagatatgagaagcatgataagtatgataagtccTATAAGCCTACCTGGaagtatagatatcaaaagaaatgttaatatgctactaatgaaggtgtaacagatgaagaatcagagaatgggaatttagaagatgattttttatgtaatgctatcaaggaagataatttgGTACTAGTGAATTCTACAAGATGA contains the following coding sequences:
- the LOC131049825 gene encoding uncharacterized protein LOC131049825 — protein: MQTTKRIADQDEIRSILCTELGTNGEGLKLNELVNCIRKVASKTTEKAITEVLDQIASVSEGNYILKPKNNGDSPRSTEESASSDSGSGSESGSDSGSDSGSGSYSNSGSGSGSKSGSGSDLESGSTSSSASGSGSDGDKKPSPRHKNDGISSDSDFVSGGEKSKAKCKGNSDKSRDSPPGNNQSEVLSRSGSRNKNAKGKSDSDFDNKKLNGKIGKGKSDSDSDNKKSKGMRDSGRRDEKYKQKKCELKNDNYSGSESTSTSGNGINSCNTNRSDESESKKQREDEDGDVDVDVDESDSGESKEDEDMDVDIGSKSKRFSGSDCKNVSDNWISNRQKEDEDVDDDDSQSKKQKEDVIKGSSGEEEDVKMRAYKPLPSKSAEDNPQNDESDDQNESDDPEESKGADENDSIDSWLMEIDGGDNEMIDDKGGDDNDSIGSWLMEIDGGDDEMIDDEDQPPEENIDPSYYDPHFKPAKHNVELVFDNEGYVSPTARKHVGYKEISTTKDTSASKKRPLDDSTNLNRDSEATNMRKPKKPKIAVVREGPILGRSRVQQDPPKQDSIQAKSLKFKEEPKKEKATNNIPVNLKIVKESKEPELTREGVTKFEMPVLLNKHRATKGGGSTNGVAQEAEILLGKGKQPKELVGLTSKDQNRQANKGIISLKEVSTESTVRPGKVKHTHVLSENVSKEQMKQKNNDNTSLRGSSKQSVREPVQAKHIHAPSIKAFQEQKKPTKGGVTSNESYKEPDTTKPVQVKHPQPLILKSSEKQENQLIKGKASSNEGPKESGSTAPSQLKRSLASVDKHSQEQKKAPSKGKVSLKEDPKESTKTGKDEQRKLCHSQGSVAQPAKEHRKITTEDVSSKRVTSKDSGTQSDKEKHLTSPIQKPKSTNESLIDKKYSWKISFKSSELYKYKTIAKDETHDKDPLQKPELKLEQPSDSTSINTDGIEVRKSPISTAMDVDGLVPMELHNDKGGTASTKAEETEHPPGMEGQNPNQRTRQEQIGEVQSVVDLERDSSIRQKMERMQIIVDDTHLDQIKNNIHREKKIRVIQKRNGCEESTGPISNDGDMNNREPPRKEGKLQTLDTNEPHYAGEAMKNNDQEREEGEISDTEQNVIISEELNRSQGNRNEEINNQPPEIDLLTAIRETEVQNDCYKQYLKEVPQQWEPLNNLKLYKEYVNLYEKRYNCYMSIRKVLEKTIEEFKELKRNLDKAKHEKNRNLLKQLNQSIRKKHAEVENIYCSRRKAYMILHKELDNLKGYILSFYEANSNGMGTSVTSLMEH